A part of Uranotaenia lowii strain MFRU-FL unplaced genomic scaffold, ASM2978415v1 HiC_scaffold_258, whole genome shotgun sequence genomic DNA contains:
- the LOC129759738 gene encoding histone H3.3A, with product MARTKQTARKSTGGKAPRKQLATKAARKSAPSTGGVKKPHRYRPGTVALREIRRYQKSTELLIRKLPFQRLVREIAQDFKTDLRFQSAAIGALQEASEAYLVGLFEDTNLCAIHAKRVTIMPKDIQLARRIRGERA from the exons ATGGCCCGTACCAAGCAGACAGCCCGTAAATCCACCGGAGGTAAGGCTCCCCGTAAACAGCTGGCCACCAAGGCCGCCCGTAAGAGCGCACCCTCCACCGGAGGTGTCAAGAAGCCCCATCGTTACCGTCCGGGTACCGTCGCCCTGCGAGAAATCCGTCGGTACCAGAAGTCCACCGAGCTGCTGATCCGCAAATTGCCCTTCCAGCGGTTGGTGCGTGAAATCGCCCAGGATTTCAAGACCGATCTGCGTTTCCAGTCGGCCGCCATCGGTGCCCTCCAG GAAGCCAGTGAAGCCTACCTGGTCGGTCTGTTTGAAGATACCAATTTGTGCGCCATCCACGCCAAGCGAGTCACAATTATGCCCAAGGATATCCAGTTGGCCCGCCGTATCCGAGGAGAACGTGCTTAA